The Raphanus sativus cultivar WK10039 chromosome 2, ASM80110v3, whole genome shotgun sequence DNA segment GATTGTAAGCGGCAAGAAGAACAGTAGCTTCTACCAAACTGATGGCGCACATGACTTGGTCTCATATGTAAGTAATGAGCCAAGAAAGTTCTATATTTATCTAACCATGGTTTCAAGTGTTTGACTGATTGTTTAATATTCTAGGCGTGGAGGCTTTGGAGTAATGGGACACCACTAGATCTTGTGGATCCAGTTATTGTAGATAATTGCCAAAGGAATGAAGTTGTTCGATGTGTCCATATTGGTCTTTTGTGTGTTCAAGAAGATCCTGCAGAGCGTCCAACCTTGTCAACCATCGTTCTGATGCTCACCAGTAATACTGTGACATTACCTGTGCCTAGGCAACCTGGTCTTTACTTTCCAAGTAGACCGGACAAAGAAAAAGATCCGCTTGATTCGGCCCAATATACAACGACTCAATCTCTCGTTGGTTCTGTTGATGATGCCTCGATCACAGATGTATATCCTCGTTGAAGTTGAACGTCATGCCTTATTTCTAAATCAATGGGTGTTGAAAATTAGATGTATTGTCACTGTTTGTATTGTTATTGTAACCATAAGCATATATGATTTGTATACTAGTTACATGTTTCTTGTTGAAGAGAAATAGTCACTTGTTTTCGCCAAAGTTAATAAGCCTTTAATAAGCCGAACTTAGGGTCTGGCTGGTTTTCACAGGTTGTTGGTATTTTTACAACAACCACAAAAAAAACACTACAAATCAACTCTAAAAACTTTGATTGTAGCCGAGTTGGGAACAATCGGTTGGATCTTACTGAACACATACGAGTGCAAGGTGGATGTCTCTTGTCACTTCTTCCTTCTCAAAGTTATCTACAAGTGTTTGATCCACTAGTTCTAAGGCTGACCCACTTCTCCATACCCTCAAAGCCTGGTAACACAATTTAATGATCAATCAAGATCAAGCCATTATGGAAAGCTGGCAACAAATAGAGATATTTTAAGTTCTACTCAACATGTGACAGTATTCTCCACCTAGACTCGTTAGCTGCTTCACATTCATTATCTTTTTGGTCTGATAGTAACCAAGTCTCAATTCTTTTAACAACCTAGACTCGTCAAATCAAATAGAAAACCTAAATTTATACATGAAAAACAGAGTTTCAGGACATATTTGTGAAAAGACAAGAGTATGGGATTTGTCTGAATCATCAACAAAACTGATACGAGATCCTCCATAAATTCAGTTGAGGAGCTCGGTCACATATTTACAATCACAGAATGAGAGGTGAAGCATGATCTTGGATCTctaacaccaaaaaaaaaaacacaaaaaataacataacaGAGAACATCAAGACTGATCTTTAACGAGGATAAATCAGTATTCGTTGCTTCATTGATAGATTGACCTGACTCCAAATCTTCAGCTGCTAAGTCTTGATTGCGTACGCTTCCGAAGTAAAATCCTGGTTGGTGAGGCACCGGTAAAGTGATTGTGTTACTTGTGAGCATCATGATGATTGTTGACAAAGTTGGACGATCCTTTGGATTTTCTTGAACACATAACAATGCGATATGGATTAATCTGGTAACTTCGTTGCTGTCACAACTCTGTCCAACATCTGGATCCAGTAGTTCAGAAGGAGACCCGTTTCTCCAAACCCTCCATGCCTACATAATAATCAACTAGTCAACACTCAGAAACCAGAAGGATGTTAAGAGAAGTCTTTGTTTTGATGTTTCTATCTCTATACTTACATATGTGACCAAGTTTCTACCGTTACTGTCTGCTTGGTGGAAACTGCTATTCCGCTTGCCGTTAATAATCTCGAGAACTAAGACCCCAAAGCTATAGACATCAGATTTTGTGGAATACAAGCCATGCATCGCGTACTCTGGAGACATATAACCGCTGAAAAACAAAGAATGAAGTTGAGCATACAGATGACAAAAAGGTTTCTCAAAGACTTCAATCATAAAAATTCAAAGGGGGAAGGAAATTACTATGTTCCAACTATTCTGTTTGTATTGTCTAGAGTTTGATCAATCTCAATAAGCCTGGCCATGCCAAAATCCGCAATTTTCGGGTTCATATCTGCGTCTAAAAGAATGTTACTAGCTTTGAGGTCGCGGTGTATGATAGTGAGCCGAGAATCTTGATGAAGGTATAGAATTCCTCGAGCAATCCCTGTAATGATCTTGTTTCTTGTTGTCCAATCTAATTGACCTTGCCTTTCATGATCTACACATCCAGACATAAATCATTAGCTATATCACTAGGAAAACGGAAATGTACAAGAAGTAATGATGCTGAGACATACCAAATAATAGATAATCAAGACTCTTGTTGGGAACTAACTCATACACAAGAATTTTTTCTACTCCTTCCAAACAAAACCCTAGAAGCCTAACTAGGTTTCGATGTTGGAGCTTAGCTACAAGACCGGCCTCTGTTTTGAACTCTTCTGAACCTTGTCCTGACGTTTTTGAGAGTCTCTTTACCGCTACTTCAGTTCCATCTGAAAGTACACCCTGAAAGAATTGATAATTTGCCAAACCATAACACTATTAGTTTCAAACTTCCAActcaagaaacaaaaacaagaagttGAAAGAACTTAATTATACCTTGTATACTTCACCAAATCCACCTTGACCTAGCCTGTTACTCCTCGAAAACTTATCCGTTGCAGCTTCAATTGTCTTAAAATCGAATTGCAATGAATGTTCAGTTGAAATTTCATCACCAGCTGCACATAGAAAGTGAGTAATGTGCAGGTGAAATgtactttaataaaataaaagtgtgcTTCCAACCCCATAATCAAACCCTAATTTCCAATGTAACCACACACAGTAACGAACTACAACTTACATTGAAAATCAACTTCTCGGTACGATTTTCTCCTCCGGTAATAGGCAAATGCAAGAGCTAGCAGTGGCGAGACGATGGCTACAATCGCAA contains these protein-coding regions:
- the LOC108840175 gene encoding cysteine-rich receptor-like protein kinase 11; this translates as MGRSNLLPIFSLVLVTFSFVSVYGQVCEDSAGTFRPNSTYDSNRRLILSSLASNVTARDGFFYNSSIEQEPNRVFAMGLCIPGSESNDCFDCITEGVTELIQSCPNQTEAYSWPGTNTLCMVRYANRSFFGSMELEPHSIRYNDGNITSDVSELHRILDAFTLQMIDSASSGRNGATSSSSGGGKYYAAEATSVTTFQRIYALMSCTPDLSPGNCDACLRANVRSYQECCRANIGGATRRPSCYVRWDLYPFLGAFDNIGDGPSPTKKDGDSLSVGAIVGIVVAIVAIVSPLLALAFAYYRRRKSYREVDFQSGDEISTEHSLQFDFKTIEAATDKFSRSNRLGQGGFGEVYKGVLSDGTEVAVKRLSKTSGQGSEEFKTEAGLVAKLQHRNLVRLLGFCLEGVEKILVYELVPNKSLDYLLFDHERQGQLDWTTRNKIITGIARGILYLHQDSRLTIIHRDLKASNILLDADMNPKIADFGMARLIEIDQTLDNTNRIVGTYGYMSPEYAMHGLYSTKSDVYSFGVLVLEIINGKRNSSFHQADSNGRNLVTYAWRVWRNGSPSELLDPDVGQSCDSNEVTRLIHIALLCVQENPKDRPTLSTIIMMLTSNTITLPVPHQPGFYFGSVRNQDLAAEDLESGQSINEATNTDLSSLKISLDVLCYVIFCVFFFGVRDPRSCFTSHSVIVNM